The window TCGGTCGGCTCGCACAGCGTCACCGTCTCGACGAACGTGCGGTGCTCGTCGAGTTCGTGCAGGCGCCACTCCATGCCGGAGGTGACTCGACGTGGCTCGCGGAAAACGCGCGCGGCGACGGGGCCGGTCACATCCTCGTTTCCCGACGAGCCGAGGCACCGAGCGGTCTTACCGCCGAGCGTCTCGCGGACACCCGCACGCCGCGCGAACCGCACCACGCGCCGGAGCGTTTACCCTCATGGGGTGAGACTCGTCATCGCCCGCTGCAGCGTGGATTACACCGGCCGTCTGACCGCGCACCTCCCCGAGGCGACGCGGCTGCTCATGCGCAAGGCGGACGGCTCGCTGCTCGTCCACTCCGACGGCGGCAGCTACAAGCCGCTCAACTGGATGAGCCCGCCGTGCTCGTTCCAGACGGTCGAGCCCGACGACGAGCAGTCGGCCGCCGGGGTGAAGGAACTCTGGCGGGTGACGCAGCAGAAGACCGGTGACACGCTCACGGTCCGCATCTTCGAGGTCCTGAGCGACACGGCGCACGACCTCGGCATCGATCCGGGGCTCGACAAGGACGGCGTCGAGGCGCACCTCCAGGTGCTGCTCGCCGAACAGATCGAGCTCCTCGGCGACGGGCACACGCTCGTCCGGCGCGAGTACCAGACGCCGATCGGCCCGGTCGACATCCTCGCCCGCGACGCGAGCGGTGCGGCGGTCGCCGTCGAGATCAAGCGGCGCGGCGAGATCGCTGGCGTCGAGCAGTTGACCCGCTACCTCGACCTCATGAACCGCGATCCGCTCCTCGCGCCCGTGCAGGGCGTGTTCGCGGCGCAGGAGATCAAGCCGCAGGCGCGCACGCTCGCCGAGGACCGCGGCATCCGCTGCGTCGTACTCGACTACGCGGAGATGAAGGGCATCGAGTCGGGACGGCCGCGGCTGTTCTGATCCCCCCGTCGTTCTGAGCTGCCGCGCCCGCCACGATCGCCCGGGAACGTGCGGCGCGATCGTCCGCGGGCACGGGGCAGGGGCGGCCACGGCGACCCGTCACGATCACCCGCGGGCACCCGGCCGGAAGAGCCGCGGACGCGCACCACGGCCGTCCGCGAGCAGCCGGCGGGGTCGGTTGCGGGCACGCGCCAGGATCGGCCACCGACACCCGTTTGCCGCCTGTCGGCGACACGTTCGGGAACACGCTCGCTCTCGCTTCCGCCGAGGCCAGACGCCCGCGTTCCGAACACGGTGCGGCCCGGACGATCTGGTGATCGTCCGGGCCGCCTCGGAGTTCGCTCGGCTATCCCCTGCGTTTCGCTCCCTGCTTGATCGAGGGGTGCGTGCCGGTGATCGTGCCGACCTCGTCGTCGAGCCGCTGCTCCTCGGCACGCCACGCCTGGTAGCCGGGCTCGTGGGCAAGGCCCTCGTCGATCTCGGCCTGTGTGGCGGTGAGCTTCGGATCGAACGTCAGGTACGCCTTCGTCTCGCGCGCGATGAGACCCGAGAGGATGAGAATGCCGATGAGGTTCGGGATGACCATGAGGCCGTTCGCGATGTCCGAGAACGTCCAGACGACCGAGAGCGGGATCGTCGCACCGATGAACGACATGACGACCCACACGAGCCGGAACGGCAGGATCGACCGTGTACCGAGTGCGCGTTCGATCGCTCGTTCGCCGTAGTACGACCACCCCCAGAGCGTCGTCGAGGCGAACAGCACGAGACAGATCGCGACGAGGATGCCGCCGAGATTGCTCTGTTCCGTGCCGAGGCCGATGTTGAATGCCGTCGAGGTGAGGTTCACGCCCGTCAGCGCTTCGCCGTTCGCGTCGACCTGTTCGTACGCACGCGTGACGGTGATGACGAGACCCGTGAGGGTGACGAGGATGAGCGTGTCGATGAAGGTCTGCGTCATCGACACGAGCCCCTGTCGGGTCGGGTGGGTCGTCTGGGCGGCGCCTGCGGCGATGGCCGCCGAGCCCATGCCCGACTCGTTCGAGAACAGACCGCGGGCGAGGCCGAACTGGATCGCGGCGATCACGAGGGCACCCGTGAAGCCGCCCGCTGCCGCCGTGCCAGTGAACGCGCCGGAGAAGATCGTGACGAACGCCTCGCCGAGGCCGCCGAAGTTCGCGACGAGGATCCACACCTGCACCGCGATGTAGAGGACGATCATGACCGGCACGATGCCCGCGGCGACGGTCGAGATCGACTTCACGCCGCCGATGAGGACGAAGAACGTGACGACGGCGACGACGAGCCCGGTGACCCACGGCTCGACGCCGAAGTTCATCTCGGCCGTCTCGCTCATCGAGTTCGCCTGCACCATGTTGCCGATGCCGAAGGAGGCGACGATCGCGGCGATCGTGAAGAACCAGCCGAGCAGCGCCCCGATCGGGCCCTTGATGCCCTTCTGCAGGTAGTACTGCGGCCCACCGTTGCGCCCGCCCTTCTTGTCGATCGTGCGGAAGCGCACGGCGAGGAAGGACTCGCTGTACTTGAGGGACATGCCGAACAGGCCGCTGACCCACATCCAGAAGATGGCGCCGGGGCCACCGAGGGCGACCGCGGTGGCGACACCGGCGATGTTTCCGGTGCCGACGGTCGCGGCGAGGGCCGTCGCGAGGGCCTTGTACTGCGACACGTCACCGCTCGACCCTTCGTCGGATCGGCGGATGAG is drawn from Pseudoclavibacter chungangensis and contains these coding sequences:
- the nucS gene encoding endonuclease NucS, translating into MRLVIARCSVDYTGRLTAHLPEATRLLMRKADGSLLVHSDGGSYKPLNWMSPPCSFQTVEPDDEQSAAGVKELWRVTQQKTGDTLTVRIFEVLSDTAHDLGIDPGLDKDGVEAHLQVLLAEQIELLGDGHTLVRREYQTPIGPVDILARDASGAAVAVEIKRRGEIAGVEQLTRYLDLMNRDPLLAPVQGVFAAQEIKPQARTLAEDRGIRCVVLDYAEMKGIESGRPRLF
- a CDS encoding alanine/glycine:cation symporter family protein; protein product: METFESILDAIAGVIWGPFVLIPLLLGTGIYMTFRLGFVQLRGLGPGLSLGLIRRSDEGSSGDVSQYKALATALAATVGTGNIAGVATAVALGGPGAIFWMWVSGLFGMSLKYSESFLAVRFRTIDKKGGRNGGPQYYLQKGIKGPIGALLGWFFTIAAIVASFGIGNMVQANSMSETAEMNFGVEPWVTGLVVAVVTFFVLIGGVKSISTVAAGIVPVMIVLYIAVQVWILVANFGGLGEAFVTIFSGAFTGTAAAGGFTGALVIAAIQFGLARGLFSNESGMGSAAIAAGAAQTTHPTRQGLVSMTQTFIDTLILVTLTGLVITVTRAYEQVDANGEALTGVNLTSTAFNIGLGTEQSNLGGILVAICLVLFASTTLWGWSYYGERAIERALGTRSILPFRLVWVVMSFIGATIPLSVVWTFSDIANGLMVIPNLIGILILSGLIARETKAYLTFDPKLTATQAEIDEGLAHEPGYQAWRAEEQRLDDEVGTITGTHPSIKQGAKRRG